In the Oryza glaberrima chromosome 6, OglaRS2, whole genome shotgun sequence genome, one interval contains:
- the LOC127775758 gene encoding uncharacterized protein LOC127775758 gives MASSMEDNHSNSSQSLWRLSLFYPYLESVIADVQSSVLVDPVYICVECSEVHRNQQTMAAHCRSHIRSDGMEKGTVRHIKYNPDHTFSLLCHQSSNKIYYQVTVPNYPNNPNSSEIGVVWASDILKKCVDLGYLQHPASVNASSAVFVPAATPTELDLTLRLGPRSTAGSTNRQIVEALFAGSGGSA, from the coding sequence ATGGCTTCATCAATGGAGGACAACCATTCCAACTCCTCACAGTCCTTATGGCGGCTTAGTCTCTTCTACCCTTATCTTGAAAGCGTCATAGCGGATGTGCAGTCCAGCGTCCTAGTAGACCCTGTCTACATATGCGTAGAGTGCAGCGAGGTGCACAGAAACCAGCAGACCATGGCTGCACATTGCAGGTCTCACATCCGTTCAGATGGCATGGAGAAGGGCACTGTCAGGCACATCAAGTACAACCCTGACCATACCTTCTCCCTGCTGTGCCATCAATCGTCGAACAAGATCTACTACCAGGTGACAGTCCCAAATTATCCCAATAACCCTAACTCTTCTGAGATAGGAGTAGTTTGGGCGTCAGATATACTGAAGAAATGCGTAGATCTTGGCTATCTTCAGCACCCAGCATCAGTCAATGCCAGTAGCGCTGTTTTTGTTCCAGCTGCTACACCAACAGAGCTTGATCTGACACTTAGGTTGGGTCCTAGATCTACTGCTGGTAGCACGAATCGGCAGATCGTAGAAGCCCTTTTTGCTGGGTCTGGAGGTTCAGCGTGA